In Paenibacillus phoenicis, one genomic interval encodes:
- a CDS encoding DUF4256 domain-containing protein yields the protein MMNKELKVLAPEQSEELLQVLSKRFEANMNRHPELAWAQVQAKLEAQPDKLWSLHEMERTGGEPDVIGYDEQTDQILFVDCSAESPKGRRSVCYDHEALESRKQHKPEDSAMNMAAAMGIELLTEEQYRELQKLGKFDLKTSSWVQTPASIRKLGGALFCDRRYDTVFVYHNGAESYYGARGFRGMLKV from the coding sequence ATGATGAACAAAGAACTCAAGGTTTTAGCACCGGAACAAAGTGAAGAATTGCTCCAGGTTTTAAGCAAGCGTTTTGAGGCAAACATGAATCGCCATCCCGAGTTGGCATGGGCTCAGGTCCAAGCGAAGCTGGAGGCGCAGCCCGATAAACTGTGGTCGCTCCATGAAATGGAACGGACCGGCGGCGAGCCGGACGTTATTGGATACGATGAGCAAACCGATCAAATCTTATTCGTAGATTGTTCGGCGGAATCGCCCAAGGGCCGCAGAAGCGTCTGTTACGACCATGAAGCCCTGGAATCGAGAAAGCAGCATAAGCCGGAAGACAGCGCGATGAACATGGCGGCTGCTATGGGAATTGAGCTGTTAACGGAAGAGCAATACCGGGAACTGCAGAAGCTGGGGAAATTTGATTTGAAGACCTCCAGTTGGGTGCAAACCCCTGCTTCCATCCGTAAGCTTGGCGGCGCCCTCTTCTGCGACCGCCGTTACGACACAGTCTTTGTGTACCATAACGGGGCGGAATCCTATTATGGCGCCAGAGGGTTCCGCGGCATGCTAAAGGTTTAG
- a CDS encoding DUF4317 domain-containing protein produces the protein MIKKELAYIRKQFKLDHERLSIYDILNVYIMKETNEIYHFERTPFELLEREKQELHMGNFKRLLSGELDQKLFELKFQDHPETDKPSQDLLHQALVTGDADEWHDLMLLLVEKMLEDTTYERDTVITFVRGQYYKPTKERNEEAEESETDEMFANPFILCSINSTEPQRKTLMFDYVEREFKYNVIVDPIIKLRSPEQGFFYPSITDGFSDVNRVLYCAGKANDPNQHFIDQVLNAEKTVTALEERAIFEDIVKEIAGDQLDASTIASVYEEIQQVIETHEEEEPPKLDYRDVERVLTASGVENVTTEKVELAYQTVVDDKNYEIKASSVVPKFTSKSIKIETKVATISVSPQDLKYLKQVNYHGKRCILIEVDEDAVIEGFTLSTEEL, from the coding sequence TTGATCAAGAAGGAACTCGCTTATATCCGCAAGCAATTCAAACTGGATCATGAAAGACTAAGTATTTACGACATTCTGAACGTCTATATTATGAAGGAAACGAACGAAATCTATCATTTTGAGCGTACACCGTTTGAGCTGTTGGAGAGAGAAAAGCAGGAATTGCATATGGGCAATTTCAAAAGACTGCTGTCCGGAGAATTGGATCAGAAGCTGTTCGAGCTAAAGTTCCAGGATCACCCGGAAACGGACAAGCCTTCGCAAGACCTGCTGCATCAAGCTCTCGTGACCGGTGATGCCGACGAATGGCATGATTTGATGCTTCTGCTGGTAGAGAAAATGCTGGAGGATACGACGTATGAACGGGATACGGTAATCACCTTCGTCCGCGGGCAATACTACAAGCCCACCAAGGAGCGCAATGAGGAAGCCGAGGAAAGCGAAACTGATGAGATGTTTGCGAATCCGTTTATTTTGTGCAGCATCAATTCAACCGAACCGCAGCGAAAAACGCTTATGTTCGACTATGTCGAACGCGAGTTCAAGTACAACGTGATCGTTGATCCAATCATCAAGCTGCGCTCGCCGGAGCAAGGCTTCTTCTATCCCAGCATTACGGACGGCTTCTCTGATGTGAATCGGGTACTCTATTGCGCGGGCAAAGCGAATGATCCAAATCAGCATTTTATCGATCAGGTCCTAAACGCCGAGAAGACGGTAACCGCGCTGGAAGAGAGAGCGATCTTTGAGGACATCGTCAAGGAAATTGCCGGAGATCAGCTTGACGCCTCCACGATTGCGAGCGTATACGAAGAAATTCAGCAGGTGATTGAAACCCACGAGGAGGAAGAACCGCCGAAGCTGGATTATAGGGATGTGGAGCGCGTGCTGACAGCCAGCGGCGTGGAGAACGTTACGACGGAAAAGGTGGAGCTGGCGTACCAAACGGTTGTTGACGACAAAAACTATGAGATCAAAGCAAGCAGCGTCGTGCCGAAGTTTACTTCGAAATCGATCAAGATCGAAACGAAGGTAGCCACGATCTCGGTCAGCCCTCAAGATCTAAAGTACCTGAAGCAAGTCAATTATCACGGCAAACGCTGCATTCTGATTGAGGTTGATGAGGACGCGGTGATTGAAGGTTTTACGCTAAGCACGGAAGAACTGTAG
- a CDS encoding helix-turn-helix domain-containing protein encodes MEAKWTYRQINEHLGIQDKDRMKRWMRKYREQGEFGLLDQRGRRKEYVDQDRYTKQLQRENEMLKKCLEIWKQEVKNKGMHPFGKPHKGTTSAACASCLVSPEVDTTLI; translated from the coding sequence TTGGAGGCAAAATGGACGTATCGGCAGATTAATGAGCACTTAGGGATTCAAGATAAGGATCGGATGAAACGCTGGATGCGAAAATATCGCGAACAGGGGGAGTTTGGTCTACTCGACCAAAGGGGGAGACGAAAGGAATATGTGGATCAGGACCGCTATACGAAGCAGTTACAACGGGAGAATGAAATGCTAAAAAAGTGTTTGGAAATCTGGAAACAGGAGGTAAAGAACAAAGGTATGCATCCATTCGGAAAGCCTCACAAGGGTACAACATCAGCAGCTTGTGCAAGTTGTTTGGTGTCTCCAGAAGTGGATACTACGCTTATTTGA
- a CDS encoding IS3 family transposase codes for MKRQLKMIDRDHDAKALIQAVYNRYRGIYGYRQIQLFLLQDEEVWMNHKKVLRLMQQLGLRSHIRRKHRFNYASNVGSRVAENTLQRQFKADAPNQKWVRLI; via the coding sequence TTGAAACGTCAATTGAAGATGATTGATCGGGATCACGATGCAAAAGCCTTAATCCAAGCCGTATATAATCGCTATCGTGGTATCTACGGCTATCGACAAATTCAACTCTTCCTACTGCAAGACGAGGAGGTGTGGATGAATCATAAAAAGGTTCTTCGTTTAATGCAACAATTAGGGCTACGTTCACACATTCGACGTAAGCACCGTTTTAACTATGCTTCGAATGTAGGCAGCCGCGTCGCTGAGAATACGCTGCAACGTCAATTTAAGGCGGATGCCCCTAACCAGAAATGGGTAAGACTTATTTAA
- a CDS encoding transposase, giving the protein MSLRNDNQLVLQTFEKALNQTKDVTGLIVHSDQGFQYTPHAYHDMLLKVGARISMSRRGNCHDKASMESFFSHLKTEGLYPYHIRTLDETQRRIEEYIEFYNNKRPQRKLNKLTPSEFRRQLVA; this is encoded by the coding sequence ATGAGTCTACGTAATGATAATCAGCTTGTACTTCAAACCTTTGAGAAGGCCTTGAATCAAACGAAAGACGTGACGGGATTGATCGTTCACAGCGATCAAGGATTCCAGTACACGCCTCACGCCTACCACGACATGCTGCTGAAGGTTGGCGCCCGAATCAGCATGTCTAGACGAGGCAATTGTCATGACAAAGCCTCTATGGAGAGCTTCTTCTCGCATCTCAAAACAGAAGGGCTCTATCCCTATCATATCCGAACTCTAGACGAGACACAAAGGCGAATTGAAGAATATATTGAGTTTTACAACAACAAACGACCACAAAGAAAACTAAACAAGCTGACGCCGAGTGAGTTTCGACGCCAGCTCGTAGCCTAG